A window of Ruania suaedae contains these coding sequences:
- the rpe gene encoding ribulose-phosphate 3-epimerase produces MDVPILISPSVLNADLADLTREIGRISSADYVHLDVMDNHFVPNMTFGLPVVERVLATTDVPADVHLMIDAPDTWAPAFAEAGAASVTFHAEAATAPVRLARELRAQGARAGLALRPATGIESYLDLLPEFDMVLVMTVEPGFGGQSFITGTLPKIRRTRDAITRSGADVWIQVDGGVSRETIGAAAEAGANIFVAGSAVYSAEDPVEEIAALREAATAAFRP; encoded by the coding sequence ATGGACGTTCCCATCCTGATCTCACCCAGCGTGCTCAACGCGGACCTGGCCGACCTCACCCGCGAGATCGGCCGCATCTCCAGCGCCGACTACGTGCACCTGGACGTGATGGACAACCATTTCGTACCGAACATGACCTTCGGGCTACCGGTGGTGGAGCGTGTGCTGGCCACCACCGATGTTCCCGCAGACGTGCACCTGATGATCGACGCCCCCGACACCTGGGCCCCCGCCTTCGCCGAGGCGGGCGCGGCGTCGGTGACCTTCCACGCCGAGGCCGCGACCGCGCCGGTACGCCTCGCTCGCGAGCTGCGTGCCCAGGGCGCCCGGGCGGGTCTGGCGCTACGGCCGGCCACCGGCATCGAGAGCTATCTCGACCTGCTGCCCGAGTTCGACATGGTGCTGGTGATGACCGTCGAGCCCGGATTCGGCGGGCAGTCCTTCATCACCGGCACGCTGCCGAAGATCCGCCGCACCCGTGACGCGATCACCCGCTCAGGAGCCGACGTATGGATCCAGGTCGACGGCGGAGTCTCGCGCGAGACCATCGGTGCGGCCGCCGAGGCCGGGGCGAACATCTTCGTGGCCGGCTCGGCCGTCTACTCCGCCGAGGACCCCGTCGAGGAGATCGCGGCGCTGCGCGAGGCCGCCACGGCAGCGTTCCGCCCCTGA
- the hisG gene encoding ATP phosphoribosyltransferase, whose product MLRIAVPNKGSLSEPASQMLREAGYRQRRDGRELVLPDEENDVEFFFLRPRDIAVYVGEGVVDAGITGRDLLLDSGVRAIEHRALNFAGSTFRFAGPPEQVQTLADIDGKRVATSYAHLVGTYLRERGITAHVVRLDGAIESTVRLGVADVVADVVETGGTLRAAGLHVFGEPILRSEAVLIRPDDGEEPKPGLATLDRRLHGVLVARQYVLMDYDCPVDRVEACVAITPGLESPTVSPLHDDKWKAVRAMVPRNQTNPIMDELYELGARAIIVTGIHASRL is encoded by the coding sequence GTGCTCAGAATCGCCGTGCCCAACAAGGGCTCCCTGTCCGAGCCCGCCAGCCAGATGCTGCGCGAGGCCGGATACCGTCAGCGCCGGGACGGCCGCGAGCTGGTGCTGCCCGACGAGGAGAACGACGTCGAGTTCTTCTTCCTGCGCCCCCGCGACATCGCCGTCTACGTCGGCGAGGGCGTCGTCGACGCCGGCATCACCGGCCGCGACCTGCTGCTCGACTCCGGCGTCCGGGCCATCGAACACCGAGCTCTGAACTTCGCCGGCTCCACCTTCCGCTTCGCAGGGCCGCCCGAGCAGGTGCAGACCCTCGCCGACATCGACGGCAAGCGGGTGGCCACCAGCTATGCGCACCTGGTCGGCACCTACCTGCGCGAGCGCGGTATCACCGCCCATGTCGTCCGCCTCGACGGCGCGATCGAGTCGACCGTGCGCCTGGGGGTCGCCGACGTGGTGGCCGACGTGGTGGAGACCGGCGGCACCCTGCGTGCGGCGGGTCTGCACGTCTTCGGCGAGCCGATCCTGCGTTCGGAGGCCGTGCTCATCCGCCCCGATGACGGCGAAGAGCCGAAGCCGGGGCTGGCCACACTGGACCGCCGGCTGCACGGGGTGCTGGTCGCCCGTCAGTACGTCCTGATGGACTACGACTGCCCGGTCGACCGGGTGGAGGCCTGCGTGGCCATCACCCCGGGACTGGAGTCACCCACGGTCTCGCCGCTGCACGACGACAAGTGGAAGGCGGTGCGTGCGATGGTCCCGCGCAACCAGACGAACCCGATCATGGACGAGCTGTACGAGCTGGGGGCACGCGCCATCATCGTCACCGGCATCCACGCCAGCCGGCTGTAG
- a CDS encoding phosphoribosyl-ATP diphosphatase yields MKTFDDLFAELQHKARTRPEGSGTVAELDAGVHAIGKKIVEEAAEVWMAAEYQSEAETAEEISQLLYHLQVMMLARGLTPEDVYEHL; encoded by the coding sequence GTGAAAACCTTCGACGACCTCTTCGCCGAGCTCCAGCACAAGGCCCGGACCCGCCCGGAGGGTTCGGGCACCGTCGCAGAGCTGGACGCCGGCGTCCATGCCATCGGCAAGAAGATCGTCGAGGAGGCCGCCGAGGTGTGGATGGCGGCCGAGTACCAGAGCGAGGCGGAGACGGCCGAGGAGATCTCCCAGCTCCTCTACCACCTGCAGGTGATGATGCTCGCCCGGGGCCTGACGCCCGAGGACGTCTACGAGCACCTGTGA
- a CDS encoding ABC transporter permease has translation MARRMTQSRPADAADLVGSSVFAPLVLGAAGLLLWQLLAVLTPTRVLPAPSALAVRLVAEIADGDIIGYAATTATESLLGGLIGLAVALPLGYLLARSRLASAALGPYLAATQAIPAVALAPLIVLWFGYGLLPVALLCALLVFFPIVVNTTLGLTTLDEEILGAARLDGAGRWRLLAHIEAPLALPAVLAGVRNGFVLSITGAVVGEFVMGGQGLGLLLSIYRDRSDTVGMFTTLLVLAAGAVGFYVLVRAWERKVRW, from the coding sequence GTGGCACGCAGGATGACGCAGTCGCGACCGGCTGACGCCGCCGACCTGGTCGGATCCTCCGTCTTCGCCCCGTTGGTCCTCGGGGCGGCCGGCCTGCTGCTGTGGCAGCTCCTCGCCGTGCTGACGCCCACCCGCGTGCTACCCGCACCGAGCGCCCTGGCGGTACGCCTGGTCGCCGAGATCGCAGACGGCGACATCATCGGCTACGCCGCGACCACCGCCACCGAGAGCCTGCTCGGCGGGCTGATCGGCCTCGCCGTCGCCCTGCCGCTGGGTTACCTGCTGGCCCGGTCGCGACTGGCCTCCGCCGCGCTCGGCCCCTATCTGGCCGCCACGCAGGCGATCCCCGCCGTCGCGCTCGCCCCGTTGATCGTGCTGTGGTTCGGCTACGGCCTGCTGCCGGTGGCGCTGCTGTGCGCGCTCCTCGTCTTCTTCCCGATCGTGGTCAACACCACCCTCGGCCTGACCACGCTGGACGAGGAGATCCTCGGTGCGGCCCGTCTCGACGGTGCCGGACGATGGCGCCTGCTCGCCCACATCGAGGCACCGCTCGCGCTGCCGGCAGTGCTCGCCGGCGTCCGCAACGGGTTCGTCCTGTCGATCACGGGCGCCGTGGTGGGCGAGTTCGTCATGGGCGGCCAGGGACTGGGCCTGCTGCTCTCGATCTACCGTGACCGCTCCGACACCGTCGGCATGTTCACGACCCTGCTCGTCCTGGCCGCCGGTGCGGTCGGTTTCTACGTGCTCGTCCGAGCCTGGGAGAGAAAGGTCAGATGGTGA
- a CDS encoding ABC transporter substrate-binding protein — protein sequence MVKIHRSLPAALALVAAALAACAPPEEAGDAPADAELTIGLTYVPNVQFAPFYLAAQRGYFDEAGVDVTLRHHGESEDLFGALSDGTEDVVVAGGDEMMQARDSGIPVVSIATLYETYPVALIVPDDSDLTAPADLDGRTVGVPGPFGETWFGLLAMLDQAGLSQEDVQIEYIGFTQQSALSEGHVDAVMGYRNNDVPQFAATGLDVRAVELGEVPLVGIGMGTTDALTQEQPEALRAAVEAVGRALEDIAADPQAGVDAAIEEIPGTVDAEQEAIMSATMAATVPLYGSTGPGWGVHRGPWAEMSEFLAGVELTSAPVPPGEAYTDAFAEDQ from the coding sequence ATGGTGAAGATCCACCGCAGCCTGCCGGCTGCCCTCGCCCTCGTCGCCGCCGCGCTGGCGGCCTGTGCGCCGCCCGAGGAGGCGGGGGACGCCCCGGCCGACGCGGAGCTGACGATCGGGCTCACCTACGTGCCCAATGTGCAGTTCGCCCCCTTCTACCTCGCCGCGCAGCGGGGCTACTTCGACGAGGCCGGCGTCGACGTCACGCTGCGCCACCACGGGGAGTCCGAGGACCTGTTCGGCGCGCTCTCCGACGGCACCGAGGACGTCGTGGTGGCCGGCGGGGACGAGATGATGCAGGCGCGCGACTCCGGCATCCCGGTGGTGAGCATCGCAACGCTGTACGAGACCTACCCCGTCGCGCTGATCGTGCCGGACGACTCCGACCTCACCGCACCGGCCGACCTGGACGGGCGCACCGTCGGGGTGCCCGGACCCTTCGGTGAGACCTGGTTCGGGCTGCTCGCGATGCTCGACCAGGCCGGCCTGAGCCAGGAGGACGTGCAGATCGAGTACATCGGCTTCACCCAGCAGAGTGCTCTCTCCGAAGGGCACGTCGACGCCGTGATGGGCTACCGGAACAACGACGTCCCGCAGTTCGCCGCCACCGGCCTGGACGTGCGCGCCGTGGAGCTGGGGGAGGTGCCGCTGGTCGGCATCGGCATGGGAACCACCGACGCCCTCACCCAGGAGCAGCCCGAGGCGCTACGCGCGGCCGTCGAGGCGGTCGGGCGCGCCCTCGAGGACATCGCCGCCGACCCGCAGGCCGGCGTGGACGCCGCCATCGAGGAGATCCCCGGCACCGTCGACGCGGAGCAGGAGGCCATCATGTCCGCCACCATGGCGGCCACGGTGCCGCTCTACGGCAGCACCGGACCCGGGTGGGGGGTCCATCGCGGGCCCTGGGCGGAGATGTCGGAGTTCCTGGCCGGGGTCGAGCTGACCTCCGCCCCGGTGCCGCCCGGGGAGGCCTATACCGACGCCTTCGCCGAAGACCAGTAG